One part of the Streptomyces sp. AM 2-1-1 genome encodes these proteins:
- the tadA gene encoding tRNA adenosine(34) deaminase TadA encodes MRHALDEAAQAALAGDVPVGAVVLGPDGSTVATGHNEREATGDPTAHAEILAVRGAAAALGRWRLTGCTLVVTLEPCTMCAGALVQSRVDRVVYGARDEKAGAAGSLWDVVRDRRLNHRPEVIHGVLEEECSAQLTGFFRTL; translated from the coding sequence ATGCGCCACGCCCTGGACGAGGCGGCGCAGGCGGCGCTGGCCGGTGATGTTCCGGTCGGTGCCGTCGTCCTGGGACCGGACGGATCGACCGTCGCCACGGGCCACAACGAGCGCGAGGCGACCGGCGACCCGACCGCGCACGCCGAGATCCTCGCCGTCCGTGGAGCCGCCGCCGCCCTCGGGCGGTGGCGGCTCACCGGTTGCACGCTCGTGGTCACCCTGGAGCCCTGCACGATGTGCGCGGGCGCGCTCGTGCAGTCGCGGGTGGACCGGGTCGTCTACGGCGCCCGCGACGAGAAGGCCGGCGCCGCCGGCTCGCTCTGGGACGTGGTGCGCGACCGGCGGCTCAACCACCGGCCCGAGGTGATCCACGGCGTCCTGGAGGAGGAGTGCTCGGCCCAGCTCACGGGCTTCTTCCGGACGCTCTGA
- a CDS encoding RNA polymerase sigma factor SigF yields the protein MPASAAPQVPPQTAPNVRTEPSDDIQTETPDPSAPPARTRGADTRALTQLLFGQLKDLEPGTGEHRRVRAALIEANLPLVRYAAARFRSRNEPMEDVVQVGTIGLINAIDRFDPERGVQFPTFAMPTVVGEIKRYFRDNVRTVHVPRRLHELWVQVTGATEDLTTAHGRSPTTAEIAERLRISEDEVLACIEAGRSYHATSLEAAQEGDGLPGLLDRLGYEDPALAGVEHRDLVRHLLVQLPEREQRILLLRYYSNLTQSQISAELGVSQMHVSRLLARSFARLRSANRIEA from the coding sequence GTGCCGGCCAGTGCAGCGCCTCAAGTGCCTCCCCAGACCGCCCCGAACGTCCGGACCGAACCGTCCGACGACATCCAGACCGAGACGCCCGACCCTTCCGCGCCTCCCGCGAGAACCCGGGGCGCCGACACCAGGGCGCTCACCCAGCTGCTCTTCGGCCAGCTCAAGGACCTCGAGCCCGGGACGGGCGAACACCGCAGGGTCCGGGCGGCACTGATCGAAGCGAACCTGCCGCTGGTGCGGTACGCGGCGGCGCGCTTCCGCAGCCGCAACGAGCCCATGGAGGACGTCGTCCAGGTCGGCACCATCGGCCTGATCAACGCGATCGACCGGTTCGACCCCGAACGCGGCGTCCAGTTCCCCACGTTCGCGATGCCGACGGTGGTCGGAGAGATCAAGCGCTACTTCCGGGACAACGTCCGCACCGTCCATGTGCCCCGCCGCCTGCACGAACTGTGGGTACAGGTCACCGGGGCCACCGAAGACCTGACGACGGCGCACGGGCGCTCCCCGACCACCGCCGAGATCGCCGAGCGGCTGCGGATCTCCGAGGACGAGGTGCTGGCCTGCATCGAGGCCGGCCGGTCCTACCACGCGACCTCGCTGGAGGCGGCCCAGGAGGGCGACGGTCTGCCCGGTCTGCTCGACCGCCTCGGGTACGAGGACCCCGCGCTCGCCGGCGTGGAACACCGCGACCTCGTACGGCACCTGCTCGTCCAACTGCCCGAGCGGGAGCAGCGGATCCTGCTGTTGCGCTACTACAGCAACCTGACGCAGTCCCAGATCAGCGCCGAACTGGGGGTCTCCCAGATGCATGTGTCAAGACTTCTGGCCAGAAGCTTCGCCAGACTGCGATCCGCAAACAGGATCGAGGCGTAA
- a CDS encoding Dabb family protein, which translates to MIRHLVLFKLNDGVERDDPRVVAGEKAFRELNGVVPELEFWECAWNITDRPIAYDFAINSAVADENALTRYIEHPAHQAAAGQWREFATWVIADYPF; encoded by the coding sequence ATGATCCGCCACCTGGTCCTGTTCAAGCTGAACGACGGCGTCGAGCGGGACGACCCGCGCGTCGTGGCCGGCGAGAAGGCGTTCCGGGAACTGAACGGCGTCGTCCCCGAGCTGGAGTTCTGGGAGTGCGCCTGGAACATCACCGACCGGCCGATCGCGTACGACTTCGCGATCAACTCCGCCGTCGCGGACGAGAACGCGCTCACCCGGTACATCGAGCACCCCGCACATCAGGCGGCGGCCGGTCAGTGGCGCGAGTTCGCCACCTGGGTCATCGCCGACTACCCCTTCTGA
- a CDS encoding RNA polymerase sigma factor SigF: MSVDQGSSKVLTLTKSAPAPAVLTSSSEAIDTRTLSRSLFLRLAALGPEGTDSPERAYVRDTLIELNLPLVRYAAARFRSRNEPMEDIVQVGTIGLIKAIDRFDCERGVEFPTFAMPTVVGEIKRFFRDTSWSVRVPRRLQELRLALTKTSDELAQRLDRSPTVPELAKALGVSEEDVVDGLAVGNAYTASSLDSPSPEDDGGEGSLADRLGYEDAALEGVEYRESLKPLLAKLAPRERQIIMLRFFANMTQSQIGEEVGISQMHVSRLLTRTLAQLREGLITD; this comes from the coding sequence ATGTCCGTAGACCAGGGCAGCTCGAAGGTGCTCACGCTCACGAAGAGCGCGCCCGCGCCTGCCGTGCTCACCAGCTCGTCGGAAGCCATCGACACCCGTACGCTGTCCCGCTCCCTGTTCCTGCGGCTCGCCGCACTCGGTCCCGAGGGAACGGACAGCCCGGAGCGGGCCTACGTACGCGACACACTCATCGAGCTCAACCTCCCGCTGGTGCGGTACGCGGCAGCGCGCTTCCGCAGCCGCAACGAACCGATGGAGGACATCGTCCAGGTCGGCACCATCGGCCTGATCAAGGCGATCGACCGGTTCGACTGCGAGCGCGGGGTGGAGTTCCCGACGTTCGCCATGCCGACGGTCGTGGGCGAGATCAAGCGCTTCTTCCGTGACACCTCGTGGTCCGTGCGGGTCCCCCGCCGGCTCCAGGAGCTGCGCCTGGCGCTCACCAAGACCAGCGACGAGCTGGCGCAGCGGCTGGACCGCTCGCCGACCGTCCCGGAGCTGGCCAAGGCGCTCGGCGTCTCCGAGGAGGACGTGGTCGACGGGCTCGCCGTCGGCAACGCGTACACCGCCTCCTCGCTCGACTCCCCGTCCCCCGAGGACGACGGCGGCGAGGGCTCCCTCGCGGACCGCCTGGGGTACGAGGACGCCGCGCTGGAGGGTGTCGAGTACCGCGAGTCCCTGAAGCCGCTGCTGGCCAAGCTGGCGCCCCGCGAGCGGCAGATCATCATGCTGCGGTTCTTCGCCAACATGACCCAGTCGCAGATCGGCGAGGAGGTCGGCATCTCGCAGATGCACGTCTCGCGCCTGCTGACCCGCACGCTCGCGCAGCTGCGGGAAGGGCTCATCACCGACTGA